A genomic window from Desulforegula conservatrix Mb1Pa includes:
- the tnpA gene encoding IS66 family insertion sequence element accessory protein TnpA has product MEEKEALSQSEFWKKELAEWESSGLKAFEYCRMKGLGRHKFFYWKKKLAKSPVSIEFIEIPRTKSENKRPGLV; this is encoded by the coding sequence ATGGAAGAAAAGGAAGCATTAAGCCAATCGGAATTCTGGAAAAAGGAGCTTGCGGAATGGGAGTCGAGCGGTTTAAAGGCGTTTGAATACTGCCGTATGAAGGGCCTTGGCAGGCACAAGTTTTTTTACTGGAAAAAGAAGCTGGCAAAATCGCCCGTGTCCATAGAATTCATAGAGATCCCACGAACCAAATCAGAAAATAAGCGTCCTGGTTTAGT